In the Setaria italica strain Yugu1 chromosome VI, Setaria_italica_v2.0, whole genome shotgun sequence genome, one interval contains:
- the LOC101773150 gene encoding mitochondrial pyruvate carrier 4, with amino-acid sequence MAATKLQAFWNHPAGPKTIHFWAPTFKWGISIANIADFAKPPEKISYPQQVAVACTGLIWSRYSLVITPKNWNLFSVNVAMAGTGLYQLSRKIRQDYLSDEKDAAPQPEA; translated from the exons ATGGCTGCTACAAAGCTTCAGGCCTTTTGGAACCATCCTGCTGGCCCCAAGACCA TTCACTTCTGGGCGCCGACATTCAAATGGGGTATCAGCATTGCCAACATTGCTGACTTTGCTAAGCCACCTGAGAAGATATCTTATCCTCAACAAGTTG CTGTTGCTTGCACTGGACTCATTTGGTCAAGATACAGCTTGGTGATCACACCG AAAAACTGGAATCTTTTCAGTGTTAACGTTGCAATGGCTGGTACGGGCCTTTATCAGCTTTCACGGAAGATAAG GCAAGATTACTTATCTGATGAGAAGGATGCTGCTCCACAACCGGAAGCATAA